In Oryza sativa Japonica Group chromosome 3, ASM3414082v1, one DNA window encodes the following:
- the LOC4333499 gene encoding type IV inositol polyphosphate 5-phosphatase 11 isoform X2 → MGNCASFTPKWGLSDLHCKGMVPIDEDETHEGIKTIRIQKACEFTTSSVLCVCIITWNMNGKLVSSNRKFDLLVFGLQEVPKCDVAQVLQETMAETHILLCQKTMQSLQMFLFGAKSSEKYIRELKVDKHAVGGCGGIIGRKKGAVAMYINFSGIRMVFVSCHLAAHENKVEKRNSECQHISHSLFSKNDIQYTKSADITVWLGDLNYRLQGISSIPARKLIEENRQSKLRGKDQLLQEAEKGEVFNGYCEGTLLFKPTYKYNIGSSNYDTSYKIRVPSWTDRILFKVDHTSGLDAVLNSYEALDCIRSSDHKPVRAHLCLKVHGDSA, encoded by the exons ATGGGAAACTGCGCCAGCTTTACTCCAAAATG GGGATTAAGTGATCTTCACTGTAAGGGTATGGTTCCAATTGATGAGGATGAAACTCACGAAGGCATAAAGACAATTAGGATTCAGAAAGCCTGTGAATTCACCACCAGTTCAGTTCTTTGCGTCTGCATTATCACCTGGAACATGAACGGCAAG TTAGTGAGCTCCAACAGGAAGTTTGATTTGCTAGTTTTCGGGTTGCAAGAGGTACCAAAATGTGATGTTGCACAGGTTCTGCAAGAAACCATGGCTGAGACACACAT TCTATTATGCCAGAAAACCATGCAGTCTCTTCAGATGTTTCTTTTTGGAGCAAAGAGTTCAGAGAAATACATCAGAG AGTTGAAGGTGGACAAACATGCAGTTGGAGGTTGTGGAGGTATAATTGGAAGAAAGAAAGGAGCTGTAGCCATGTACATCAATTTCAGTGGGATCCGTATGGTTTTTGTATCCTGCCATCTTGCAG CTCATGAAAATAAGGTGGAGAAGAGGAACTCAGAATGCCAGCACATTTCACACTCACTGTTCTCCAAGAATGATATACAGTATACTAAATCTGCAGACATAACGGTGTGGCTTGGTGACTTGAATTACAGACTACAGGGAATAAGCTCAATACCAGCAAGGAAGTTGATTGAAGAGAATCGTCAAAGT AAGCTAAGAGGCAAAGACCAGCTTCTGCAAGAAGCTGAAAAGGGTGAAGTATTCAATGGGTACTGCGAAGGGACCTTGTTGTTTAAGCCAACGTACAAGTATAACATAGGGAGTAGCAACTACGATACAAGTTATAAG ATCAGAGTTCCTTCTTGGACAGATAGGATATTATTCAAGGTTGACCACACTTCTGGCTTGGATGCGGTCTTAAACTCATACGAAGCACTTGATTGCATTAGGAGTTCTGATCACAAGCCTGTGAGAGCCCATCTTTGTCTGAAAGTACATGGTGACAGTGCATAG
- the LOC4333500 gene encoding protein DA1-related 1 isoform X3, with product MPKRLDMYKDFRLPILENMGWLSKIFKGSVNRVSRGHYNGNTHEGHSAWHTKAYEHDSDHEDIDRAIALSLSEEDQRKGKAVDEVDIDHRLHEDEQLARALQESLNDEPPRQNVPVKDVHSESTPATFMPPYIFPSTGLRVCAGCKTPIGQGRFLSCMDSVWHPQCFRCFACDRPISEYEFAVHEGNPYHRSCYKELFHPKCDVCKNFIPTNKDGHIEYRAHPFWMQKYCPAHETDRTPRCCSCERMEPKDSKYITLDDGRKLCLECLNTSIMDTDECQPLYIDIQEFYEGLNMKVEQQIPLLLVERQALNEAMEAEKTGHHLAETRGLCLSEEQIVRTILRRPVIGPGNKIVDMITGPYKLVRRCEVTAILILYGLPRLLTGSILAHEMMHAYLRLKGYQTLDPKVEEGICQVLAHMWLESEITSGSSSIIASIAASSSSSSSSSAPSSKKGVQTDFEKKLGEFFKHQIETDPSDVYGDGFRDGIKAVERYGLRKTLDHMKLTGVFPC from the exons ATGCCAAAGAGACTGGACAT GTACAAGGATTTTCGTCTGCCAATACTTGAAAACATGGGTTGGCTGAGcaaaatttttaaaggttcagtAAATAGAGTATCAAGAGGGCACTACAATGGAAACACCCATGAAGGCCACTCAGCATGGCACACTAAAGCCTAT GAGCATGACAGTGACCATGAAGACATAGATCGTGCTATTGCATTATCTTTATCAGAAGAAGATCAGCGGAAGGGGAAGGCTGTTG ATGAGGTAGATATTGATCATCGTTTACATGAAGATGAACAACTTGCACGGGCTCTACAAGAGAGTCTGAATGATGAACCTCCTCGTCAGAATGTTCCAGTAAAAGATGTTCACTCAGAGAGTACTCCAGCAACTTTCATGCCCCCATATATATTCCCTTCAACTGGATTAAG GGTTTGTGCTGGATGTAAAACTCCAATCGGTCAAGGACGGTTTCTTAGTTGCATGGATTCTGTTTGGCACCCCCAGTGCTTCAGGTGTTTTGCTTGTGATAGGCCAATATCAGAATATGAG TTTGCAGTTCATGAAGGTAACCCATACCATCGATCCTGCTATAAGGAGCTTTTCCATCCAAAATGTGATGTCTGCAAGAACTTT ATTCCAACAAACAAAGATGGCCACATTGAATATCGGGCCCATCCTTTCTGGATGCAGAAGTATTGTCCTGCCCATGAAACTGATCGTACTCCTAGGTGCTGCAGTTGTGAACGAATGGAG CCAAAGGATAGTAAGTACATAACATTAGATGATGGCCGGAAACTCTGTTTGGAATGCCTGAATACTTCAATAATGGACACAGACGAATGCCAACCACTATATATTGATATTCAAGAATTCTATGAGGGTTTGAACATGAAAGTGGAACAACAAATTCCCTTGCTGTTGGTTGAGCGACAAGCTTTAAATGAAGCCATGGAGGCCGAGAAAACT GGACATCACCTTGCTGAAACCAGAGGTCTCTGCCTATCTGAAGAGCAAATTGTCCGAACT ATACTAAGAAGACCAGTAATTGGACCAGGAAACAAGATTGTAGACATGATTACAGGACCATACAAACTGGTTAGACGCTGTGAAGTGACTGCAATTCTTATCCTATATGGCCTTCCAAG ACTGTTAACTGGCTCCATTCTGGCTCATGAGATGATGCATGCTTACCTCCGACTTAAGG GATACCAAACTCTTGATCCAAAGGTCGAAGAAGGCATCTGTCAGGTTCTAGCTCATATGTGGCTCGAGTCAGAAATAACATCAGGATCTAGTAGCATCATTGCATCCATCGcagcatcatcatcgtcatcgtcgtcatcttcaGCACCCTCATCCAAAAAGGGTGTACAGACGGACTTCGAGAAGAAACTTGGAGAGTTCTTCAAGCACCAGATTGAAACAGACCCTTCTGATGTATATGGAGATGGTTTTCGAGATGGCATTAAGGCCGTTGAACGCTATGGCTTGAGAAAAACTCTTGATCATATGAAGCTTACAGGGGTTTTCCCGTGTTGA
- the LOC9270708 gene encoding mitochondrial import receptor subunit TOM6 homolog gives MFLGAIPRRPSKEVAYKQLRSHLIVMASCVAAIRAAPYILHFLNRDADRLELTLEL, from the coding sequence ATGTTCCTCGGCGCGATCCCGCGGCGGCCGAGCAAGGAGGTGGCGTACAAGCAGCTGCGCTCCCACCTCATCGTCATGGCCTCCTGCGTTGCCGCCATCCGCGCCGCCCCCTACATCCTCCACTTCCTCAACCGCGACGCGGACCGCCTCGAGCTCACCCTGGAGCTCTAG
- the LOC4333500 gene encoding protein DA1-related 1 isoform X4: protein MGWLSKIFKGSVNRVSRGHYNGNTHEGHSAWHTKAYEHDSDHEDIDRAIALSLSEEDQRKGKAVDEVDIDHRLHEDEQLARALQESLNDEPPRQNVPVKDVHSESTPATFMPPYIFPSTGLRVCAGCKTPIGQGRFLSCMDSVWHPQCFRCFACDRPISEYEFAVHEGNPYHRSCYKELFHPKCDVCKNFIPTNKDGHIEYRAHPFWMQKYCPAHETDRTPRCCSCERMEPKDSKYITLDDGRKLCLECLNTSIMDTDECQPLYIDIQEFYEGLNMKVEQQIPLLLVERQALNEAMEAEKTGHHLAETRGLCLSEEQIVRTILRRPVIGPGNKIVDMITGPYKLVRRCEVTAILILYGLPRLLTGSILAHEMMHAYLRLKGYQTLDPKVEEGICQVLAHMWLESEITSGSSSIIASIAASSSSSSSSSAPSSKKGVQTDFEKKLGEFFKHQIETDPSDVYGDGFRDGIKAVERYGLRKTLDHMKLTGVFPC, encoded by the exons ATGGGTTGGCTGAGcaaaatttttaaaggttcagtAAATAGAGTATCAAGAGGGCACTACAATGGAAACACCCATGAAGGCCACTCAGCATGGCACACTAAAGCCTAT GAGCATGACAGTGACCATGAAGACATAGATCGTGCTATTGCATTATCTTTATCAGAAGAAGATCAGCGGAAGGGGAAGGCTGTTG ATGAGGTAGATATTGATCATCGTTTACATGAAGATGAACAACTTGCACGGGCTCTACAAGAGAGTCTGAATGATGAACCTCCTCGTCAGAATGTTCCAGTAAAAGATGTTCACTCAGAGAGTACTCCAGCAACTTTCATGCCCCCATATATATTCCCTTCAACTGGATTAAG GGTTTGTGCTGGATGTAAAACTCCAATCGGTCAAGGACGGTTTCTTAGTTGCATGGATTCTGTTTGGCACCCCCAGTGCTTCAGGTGTTTTGCTTGTGATAGGCCAATATCAGAATATGAG TTTGCAGTTCATGAAGGTAACCCATACCATCGATCCTGCTATAAGGAGCTTTTCCATCCAAAATGTGATGTCTGCAAGAACTTT ATTCCAACAAACAAAGATGGCCACATTGAATATCGGGCCCATCCTTTCTGGATGCAGAAGTATTGTCCTGCCCATGAAACTGATCGTACTCCTAGGTGCTGCAGTTGTGAACGAATGGAG CCAAAGGATAGTAAGTACATAACATTAGATGATGGCCGGAAACTCTGTTTGGAATGCCTGAATACTTCAATAATGGACACAGACGAATGCCAACCACTATATATTGATATTCAAGAATTCTATGAGGGTTTGAACATGAAAGTGGAACAACAAATTCCCTTGCTGTTGGTTGAGCGACAAGCTTTAAATGAAGCCATGGAGGCCGAGAAAACT GGACATCACCTTGCTGAAACCAGAGGTCTCTGCCTATCTGAAGAGCAAATTGTCCGAACT ATACTAAGAAGACCAGTAATTGGACCAGGAAACAAGATTGTAGACATGATTACAGGACCATACAAACTGGTTAGACGCTGTGAAGTGACTGCAATTCTTATCCTATATGGCCTTCCAAG ACTGTTAACTGGCTCCATTCTGGCTCATGAGATGATGCATGCTTACCTCCGACTTAAGG GATACCAAACTCTTGATCCAAAGGTCGAAGAAGGCATCTGTCAGGTTCTAGCTCATATGTGGCTCGAGTCAGAAATAACATCAGGATCTAGTAGCATCATTGCATCCATCGcagcatcatcatcgtcatcgtcgtcatcttcaGCACCCTCATCCAAAAAGGGTGTACAGACGGACTTCGAGAAGAAACTTGGAGAGTTCTTCAAGCACCAGATTGAAACAGACCCTTCTGATGTATATGGAGATGGTTTTCGAGATGGCATTAAGGCCGTTGAACGCTATGGCTTGAGAAAAACTCTTGATCATATGAAGCTTACAGGGGTTTTCCCGTGTTGA
- the LOC4333499 gene encoding type IV inositol polyphosphate 5-phosphatase 11 isoform X1 — MGNCASFTPKWGLSDLHCKGMVPIDEDETHEGIKTIRIQKACEFTTSSVLCVCIITWNMNGKMSVEDVTKLVSSNRKFDLLVFGLQEVPKCDVAQVLQETMAETHILLCQKTMQSLQMFLFGAKSSEKYIRELKVDKHAVGGCGGIIGRKKGAVAMYINFSGIRMVFVSCHLAAHENKVEKRNSECQHISHSLFSKNDIQYTKSADITVWLGDLNYRLQGISSIPARKLIEENRQSKLRGKDQLLQEAEKGEVFNGYCEGTLLFKPTYKYNIGSSNYDTSYKIRVPSWTDRILFKVDHTSGLDAVLNSYEALDCIRSSDHKPVRAHLCLKVHGDSA, encoded by the exons ATGGGAAACTGCGCCAGCTTTACTCCAAAATG GGGATTAAGTGATCTTCACTGTAAGGGTATGGTTCCAATTGATGAGGATGAAACTCACGAAGGCATAAAGACAATTAGGATTCAGAAAGCCTGTGAATTCACCACCAGTTCAGTTCTTTGCGTCTGCATTATCACCTGGAACATGAACGGCAAG ATGTCTGTGGAGGATGTAACAAAGTTAGTGAGCTCCAACAGGAAGTTTGATTTGCTAGTTTTCGGGTTGCAAGAGGTACCAAAATGTGATGTTGCACAGGTTCTGCAAGAAACCATGGCTGAGACACACAT TCTATTATGCCAGAAAACCATGCAGTCTCTTCAGATGTTTCTTTTTGGAGCAAAGAGTTCAGAGAAATACATCAGAG AGTTGAAGGTGGACAAACATGCAGTTGGAGGTTGTGGAGGTATAATTGGAAGAAAGAAAGGAGCTGTAGCCATGTACATCAATTTCAGTGGGATCCGTATGGTTTTTGTATCCTGCCATCTTGCAG CTCATGAAAATAAGGTGGAGAAGAGGAACTCAGAATGCCAGCACATTTCACACTCACTGTTCTCCAAGAATGATATACAGTATACTAAATCTGCAGACATAACGGTGTGGCTTGGTGACTTGAATTACAGACTACAGGGAATAAGCTCAATACCAGCAAGGAAGTTGATTGAAGAGAATCGTCAAAGT AAGCTAAGAGGCAAAGACCAGCTTCTGCAAGAAGCTGAAAAGGGTGAAGTATTCAATGGGTACTGCGAAGGGACCTTGTTGTTTAAGCCAACGTACAAGTATAACATAGGGAGTAGCAACTACGATACAAGTTATAAG ATCAGAGTTCCTTCTTGGACAGATAGGATATTATTCAAGGTTGACCACACTTCTGGCTTGGATGCGGTCTTAAACTCATACGAAGCACTTGATTGCATTAGGAGTTCTGATCACAAGCCTGTGAGAGCCCATCTTTGTCTGAAAGTACATGGTGACAGTGCATAG
- the LOC4333496 gene encoding probable E3 ubiquitin-protein ligase ARI1 has product MDGSDDECCYYYDAVDSDGDEEEEEEIIMLDEDDVGLLDGAALPPPEEEVEHRAICWAITKESLAAAQEQDLSMVMNLVNVERHNARALLAHHRWKMERIYDRLDMMGRDALLRDAGVVVLPEKSSSSGSSMAMAKTNPPGSVAVTCNVCFEEYPLGSVSAMDCGHCFCNDCWTEYFAAAVSDGSKQMRCMEVKCTAICDEAVVRLLLHGKHPGAAARLDRRLLEACVEASDAVRWCPSAPHCGRAIRVDGGGGGEERYAEVSCPCGAVFCFRCGGGAHSPCPCPMWDKWGAMRGGGEVDNLKWIVANTKSCPKCSKPIEKNGGCNHVTCTCGQHLCYACGAATGTLYMHICNRYKEEGGGGGVKVEMTAGGRQRLRFMHYYERFEIHTESYKEEQGKLGPAIDALARRLEADATLPWSGTRDARWPSAAHRRLLRCRQVLPRSYVLAYYMFGGGAATRREREEAAAQNRFEDLQGQLEHHVEVLSRTLAAAARPADAAEVVKAKRDADNLARVVEGLCAGMYRCVQDELLPLLVEPMNIAAYHPDGPAMAKEFPPATSVTGGAPPATRH; this is encoded by the exons GCCATTACAAAAGAATCCCTTGCAGCTGCGCAG GAGCAAGACCTGTCCATGGTGATGAACCTGGTGAACGTTGAGCGGCACAACGCGCGCGCCCTCCTCGCCCACCACCGGTGGAAGATGGAGCGCATCTACGACCGCCTCGACATGATGGGCCGGGACGCCTTGCTCAGGGACGCCGGCGTCGTTGTGCTGCCGgagaagagcagcagcagcggcagcagcatgGCCATGGCGAAGACGAACCCCCCGGGAAGCGTGGCTGTCACCTGCAACGTCTGCTTTGAGGAGTACCCACTCGGCTCTGTCTCCGCCATGGATTGTGGCCACTGCTTCTGCAATGACT GTTGGACGGAGTACTTCGCTGCGGCGGTGAGCGACGGCAGCAAGCAGATGAGGTGCATGGAGGTGAAGTGCACGGCGATCTGCGACGAGGCGGtggtgcggctgctgctgcacgGGAAGCaccccggcgcggcggcgcggctggaccgccgcctcctggAGGCGTGCGTGGAGGCCAGCGACGCGGTGCGGTGGTGCCCCAGCGCGCCGCACTGCGGGCGCGCCATCCGGGtggacggcgggggcggcggcgaggagcggtaCGCCGAGGTGTCGTGCCCCTGCGGCGCCGTCTTCTGCttccgctgcggcggcggcgcgcactcgccgtgcccgtgccccatGTGGGACAAGTGGGGCGccatgcgcggcggcggcgaggtcgacaACCTCAAGTGGATCGTCGCCAACACCAAGAGCTGCCCCAAGTGCTCCAAGCCCATCGAGAAGAACGGCGGCTGCAACCATGTCACTTGCACCTGCGGCCAGCATCTCTG CTACgcgtgcggcgcggcgacggggacGTTGTACATGCACATCTGCAACCGCTacaaggaggagggcggcggcggcggcgtgaaggTGGAGATGACCGCCGgtgggcggcagcggctgcggtTCATGCACTACTACGAGCGGTTCGAGATCCACACCGAGTCGTACAAGGAGGAGCAGGGGAAGCTGGGTCCGGCCATCGACGCTCtggcgcggcggctggaggcggacGCCACGCTGCCGTGGTCGGGCACCAGGGACGCCCGGTGGCCGtcggcggcgcaccggcggcTGCTGCGGTGCCGGCAGGTGCTCCCGCGGTCGTACGTGCTCGCCTACTACatgttcggcggcggcgcggcgacgcggcgcgagcgggaggaggcggcggcgcagaacCGGTTCGAGGATTTGCAGGGGCAGCTGGAGCACCACGTGGAGGTGCTGTCCAggacgctggcggcggcggcgcggccggccgacgCGGCGGAGGTCGTGAAGGCGAAGCGCGACGCCGACAACCTCGCCCGCGTCGTCGAGGGGCTGTGCGCCGGGATGTACCGGTGCGTCCAGGAcgagctgctgccgctgctcgtCGAGCCCATGAACATCGCCGCGTACCATCCGGACGGCCCGGCCATGGCCAAGGAGTTCCCGCCGGCGACCAGCGTGACCGGCGGAGCACCGCCGGCGACACGCCACTAA
- the LOC4333500 gene encoding protein DA1-related 1 isoform X2: protein MPKRLDIVRIQKGTSGSRLGKCRYKDFRLPILENMGWLSKIFKGSVNRVSRGHYNGNTHEGHSAWHTKAYEHDSDHEDIDRAIALSLSEEDQRKGKAVDEVDIDHRLHEDEQLARALQESLNDEPPRQNVPVKDVHSESTPATFMPPYIFPSTGLRVCAGCKTPIGQGRFLSCMDSVWHPQCFRCFACDRPISEYEFAVHEGNPYHRSCYKELFHPKCDVCKNFIPTNKDGHIEYRAHPFWMQKYCPAHETDRTPRCCSCERMEPKDSKYITLDDGRKLCLECLNTSIMDTDECQPLYIDIQEFYEGLNMKVEQQIPLLLVERQALNEAMEAEKTGHHLAETRGLCLSEEQIVRTILRRPVIGPGNKIVDMITGPYKLVRRCEVTAILILYGLPRLLTGSILAHEMMHAYLRLKGYQTLDPKVEEGICQVLAHMWLESEITSGSSSIIASIAASSSSSSSSSAPSSKKGVQTDFEKKLGEFFKHQIETDPSDVYGDGFRDGIKAVERYGLRKTLDHMKLTGVFPC, encoded by the exons ATGCCAAAGAGACTGGACAT TGTAAGAATCCAGAAGGGAACTAGTGGCTCTAGGCTTGGAAAG TGCAGGTACAAGGATTTTCGTCTGCCAATACTTGAAAACATGGGTTGGCTGAGcaaaatttttaaaggttcagtAAATAGAGTATCAAGAGGGCACTACAATGGAAACACCCATGAAGGCCACTCAGCATGGCACACTAAAGCCTAT GAGCATGACAGTGACCATGAAGACATAGATCGTGCTATTGCATTATCTTTATCAGAAGAAGATCAGCGGAAGGGGAAGGCTGTTG ATGAGGTAGATATTGATCATCGTTTACATGAAGATGAACAACTTGCACGGGCTCTACAAGAGAGTCTGAATGATGAACCTCCTCGTCAGAATGTTCCAGTAAAAGATGTTCACTCAGAGAGTACTCCAGCAACTTTCATGCCCCCATATATATTCCCTTCAACTGGATTAAG GGTTTGTGCTGGATGTAAAACTCCAATCGGTCAAGGACGGTTTCTTAGTTGCATGGATTCTGTTTGGCACCCCCAGTGCTTCAGGTGTTTTGCTTGTGATAGGCCAATATCAGAATATGAG TTTGCAGTTCATGAAGGTAACCCATACCATCGATCCTGCTATAAGGAGCTTTTCCATCCAAAATGTGATGTCTGCAAGAACTTT ATTCCAACAAACAAAGATGGCCACATTGAATATCGGGCCCATCCTTTCTGGATGCAGAAGTATTGTCCTGCCCATGAAACTGATCGTACTCCTAGGTGCTGCAGTTGTGAACGAATGGAG CCAAAGGATAGTAAGTACATAACATTAGATGATGGCCGGAAACTCTGTTTGGAATGCCTGAATACTTCAATAATGGACACAGACGAATGCCAACCACTATATATTGATATTCAAGAATTCTATGAGGGTTTGAACATGAAAGTGGAACAACAAATTCCCTTGCTGTTGGTTGAGCGACAAGCTTTAAATGAAGCCATGGAGGCCGAGAAAACT GGACATCACCTTGCTGAAACCAGAGGTCTCTGCCTATCTGAAGAGCAAATTGTCCGAACT ATACTAAGAAGACCAGTAATTGGACCAGGAAACAAGATTGTAGACATGATTACAGGACCATACAAACTGGTTAGACGCTGTGAAGTGACTGCAATTCTTATCCTATATGGCCTTCCAAG ACTGTTAACTGGCTCCATTCTGGCTCATGAGATGATGCATGCTTACCTCCGACTTAAGG GATACCAAACTCTTGATCCAAAGGTCGAAGAAGGCATCTGTCAGGTTCTAGCTCATATGTGGCTCGAGTCAGAAATAACATCAGGATCTAGTAGCATCATTGCATCCATCGcagcatcatcatcgtcatcgtcgtcatcttcaGCACCCTCATCCAAAAAGGGTGTACAGACGGACTTCGAGAAGAAACTTGGAGAGTTCTTCAAGCACCAGATTGAAACAGACCCTTCTGATGTATATGGAGATGGTTTTCGAGATGGCATTAAGGCCGTTGAACGCTATGGCTTGAGAAAAACTCTTGATCATATGAAGCTTACAGGGGTTTTCCCGTGTTGA
- the LOC4333500 gene encoding protein DA1-related 1 isoform X1, protein MPKRLDISFPLQTYSVRIQKGTSGSRLGKCRYKDFRLPILENMGWLSKIFKGSVNRVSRGHYNGNTHEGHSAWHTKAYEHDSDHEDIDRAIALSLSEEDQRKGKAVDEVDIDHRLHEDEQLARALQESLNDEPPRQNVPVKDVHSESTPATFMPPYIFPSTGLRVCAGCKTPIGQGRFLSCMDSVWHPQCFRCFACDRPISEYEFAVHEGNPYHRSCYKELFHPKCDVCKNFIPTNKDGHIEYRAHPFWMQKYCPAHETDRTPRCCSCERMEPKDSKYITLDDGRKLCLECLNTSIMDTDECQPLYIDIQEFYEGLNMKVEQQIPLLLVERQALNEAMEAEKTGHHLAETRGLCLSEEQIVRTILRRPVIGPGNKIVDMITGPYKLVRRCEVTAILILYGLPRLLTGSILAHEMMHAYLRLKGYQTLDPKVEEGICQVLAHMWLESEITSGSSSIIASIAASSSSSSSSSAPSSKKGVQTDFEKKLGEFFKHQIETDPSDVYGDGFRDGIKAVERYGLRKTLDHMKLTGVFPC, encoded by the exons ATGCCAAAGAGACTGGACAT ATCGTTTCCTCTACAAACCTATAGTGTAAGAATCCAGAAGGGAACTAGTGGCTCTAGGCTTGGAAAG TGCAGGTACAAGGATTTTCGTCTGCCAATACTTGAAAACATGGGTTGGCTGAGcaaaatttttaaaggttcagtAAATAGAGTATCAAGAGGGCACTACAATGGAAACACCCATGAAGGCCACTCAGCATGGCACACTAAAGCCTAT GAGCATGACAGTGACCATGAAGACATAGATCGTGCTATTGCATTATCTTTATCAGAAGAAGATCAGCGGAAGGGGAAGGCTGTTG ATGAGGTAGATATTGATCATCGTTTACATGAAGATGAACAACTTGCACGGGCTCTACAAGAGAGTCTGAATGATGAACCTCCTCGTCAGAATGTTCCAGTAAAAGATGTTCACTCAGAGAGTACTCCAGCAACTTTCATGCCCCCATATATATTCCCTTCAACTGGATTAAG GGTTTGTGCTGGATGTAAAACTCCAATCGGTCAAGGACGGTTTCTTAGTTGCATGGATTCTGTTTGGCACCCCCAGTGCTTCAGGTGTTTTGCTTGTGATAGGCCAATATCAGAATATGAG TTTGCAGTTCATGAAGGTAACCCATACCATCGATCCTGCTATAAGGAGCTTTTCCATCCAAAATGTGATGTCTGCAAGAACTTT ATTCCAACAAACAAAGATGGCCACATTGAATATCGGGCCCATCCTTTCTGGATGCAGAAGTATTGTCCTGCCCATGAAACTGATCGTACTCCTAGGTGCTGCAGTTGTGAACGAATGGAG CCAAAGGATAGTAAGTACATAACATTAGATGATGGCCGGAAACTCTGTTTGGAATGCCTGAATACTTCAATAATGGACACAGACGAATGCCAACCACTATATATTGATATTCAAGAATTCTATGAGGGTTTGAACATGAAAGTGGAACAACAAATTCCCTTGCTGTTGGTTGAGCGACAAGCTTTAAATGAAGCCATGGAGGCCGAGAAAACT GGACATCACCTTGCTGAAACCAGAGGTCTCTGCCTATCTGAAGAGCAAATTGTCCGAACT ATACTAAGAAGACCAGTAATTGGACCAGGAAACAAGATTGTAGACATGATTACAGGACCATACAAACTGGTTAGACGCTGTGAAGTGACTGCAATTCTTATCCTATATGGCCTTCCAAG ACTGTTAACTGGCTCCATTCTGGCTCATGAGATGATGCATGCTTACCTCCGACTTAAGG GATACCAAACTCTTGATCCAAAGGTCGAAGAAGGCATCTGTCAGGTTCTAGCTCATATGTGGCTCGAGTCAGAAATAACATCAGGATCTAGTAGCATCATTGCATCCATCGcagcatcatcatcgtcatcgtcgtcatcttcaGCACCCTCATCCAAAAAGGGTGTACAGACGGACTTCGAGAAGAAACTTGGAGAGTTCTTCAAGCACCAGATTGAAACAGACCCTTCTGATGTATATGGAGATGGTTTTCGAGATGGCATTAAGGCCGTTGAACGCTATGGCTTGAGAAAAACTCTTGATCATATGAAGCTTACAGGGGTTTTCCCGTGTTGA